Proteins co-encoded in one Marmota flaviventris isolate mMarFla1 chromosome 9, mMarFla1.hap1, whole genome shotgun sequence genomic window:
- the Pate2 gene encoding prostate and testis expressed protein 2, with product MFLLFLLGTAFLFCPYWAEFQNSVKDTATVCYKCKTYHLGFCYGSMKSCNLKHRQFCATENFYVLMKNGKSMYHYSRLSCMTFCEDINFMNFNKRTELICCQHSNYCNLPEGL from the exons atgtttcttctgtttcttctggGCACAGCCTTCCTGTTCTGCCCCTATTGGG CTGAGTTTCAAAACTCTGTAAAAG ATACTGCAACAGTATGctataaatgtaaaacatatcATCTTGGATTCTGCTATGGAAGCATGAAGTCCTGCAACCTGAAGCATAGGCAATTCTGTGCTACCGAGAACTTTTATGTACTCATGAAAAATG GGAAGAGTATGTATCATTATTCAAGATTGTCCTGTATGACCTTCTGTGAGGACATCAACTTCATGAATTTTAATAAGAGGACAGAGCTTATCTGTTGCCAACACAGTAACTATTGCAACCTCCCTGAGGGACTCTAG